CTGCGCGAAGGCCGGGCCGGGCGTTGCCAGAAGAAACGCGATGAGGATTCGTTTGCGCATGGTTTTCGCCATACATACGGTGCTCATCAACCCACCTTCCCATCCATCGTAGGGGCGGGATACGCCCATCTCCGGTGAAACGCAACCGTGGAAGGAGGACGCGCGGGGGTCTAAACTCGTAGGAAGAACCGACGAGCCTTTCACTACGGATGGCGATGCGCTCTCTGACTCCGGCCCTGCTCGTGTCCGCGACGCTGCATGTGGGCGCGGGGGTGCTCGGCGTGGCCCTCTGGCGCGGCCGATTCCCCGACGAGCGGCGCGTGGAGCTCCGGGACCTGGAGGTGGATCTCGTCGAGCGGGAAGCGCCAGCAGGGAGTCGTCCGCTGGCGCCGCCAAAGCGTCCGCCGCTCGTGCCGCAGCTCGGCGACCCGGGTGAGCGCCTTCGCTCCGGGCCCGCGGATTCGCTGGCCGAGGCCTCGCGGGCCGGAGCCGTGGGCGGAAGGGGAACGCCTCGACCTGCGCCGACCCCGCTCGTGGGTGATGACCTCGACGACCTGCGCTTCCGGCCGGCGAACCACTGGGATCGGGACACGCCGCAGCGGATCCGTACCGCGCGAGCCGCGGTGAGCCACGACAATCGCCGGACCACACCGAACCCGGCCGAGGCGCTGCACGTCCTGTCGGGCACCGGGCGGGCGCTCGAGCGGCCGGAGAGGGCGCGCCGCCGCAAGCTCGCGCAGCCGCGAGCGGCCGCGACAATGGGGGCCTCGTCGGGGGCGCGGGGGGATGGGGCCTCGCCGGCGCGGCCTGCCGGGGAGCGCCTCGCGGCGGCCGGGGGCGAGGTTCGCGCGGGGCGCCCTTCGGCGGGAGTGTCGCAGCGGGGGGGGGGCTCGGAGCGCGGTCCGTCGGGCCTCACGCGGCTCGCCGAGGACGGACAGCCGCCGGCCGCGTTCCGGCGCCCGGACCTGCCGAAGGCGGTGCCCGGGGTCCAGACCCGCTTTCGCATGCGCAACGTGGCGGACCAGCGCAATCGCTCGCTCTCCTCCACGCAGCGGATCCCGGACCGGGCCGACCTGGCTCGGGCTCACGGGACGGGACGCGCGTCGGGCCAGGGGCTCGGCACTCCGGCAGGCCGCGCCGGAGATCCGCAAGGGGCGCGCCGGGGCGTCGCGTTGTGGCTGAACACCGCGGACCGCCGGTATCTGGACTATTTCCAGAGCATCTACCGCAAGGTCCACCCGCTCTGGCACTTCCCCCGGGAGCTCGAGATCGCCCTCGAGCAGGGGGACGTCCTCGTGCAGTTCACGTTGCAGGCCGACGGCCGCGTGCAGGGCCTCGAGCTCCGGCGGTCGTCGGGCTTTCCCGCCTTCGATCGCGTGGTACTCGCCGCCATCCAGAGGGCCGCGCCGTTCCGACCGATCCCGCGCGGCCTCGGTCAGCGTCTGACGATCTTGGCTCCGTTCGAATTCTCGAACC
The Deltaproteobacteria bacterium genome window above contains:
- a CDS encoding TonB family protein — protein: MRSLTPALLVSATLHVGAGVLGVALWRGRFPDERRVELRDLEVDLVEREAPAGSRPLAPPKRPPLVPQLGDPGERLRSGPADSLAEASRAGAVGGRGTPRPAPTPLVGDDLDDLRFRPANHWDRDTPQRIRTARAAVSHDNRRTTPNPAEALHVLSGTGRALERPERARRRKLAQPRAAATMGASSGARGDGASPARPAGERLAAAGGEVRAGRPSAGVSQRGGGSERGPSGLTRLAEDGQPPAAFRRPDLPKAVPGVQTRFRMRNVADQRNRSLSSTQRIPDRADLARAHGTGRASGQGLGTPAGRAGDPQGARRGVALWLNTADRRYLDYFQSIYRKVHPLWHFPRELEIALEQGDVLVQFTLQADGRVQGLELRRSSGFPAFDRVVLAAIQRAAPFRPIPRGLGQRLTILAPFEFSNPLVR